The region ACTCTCTCGGTTCGCACGGCTCTACGGGATGGTGACGCCGGGGCTGGAGATCAAGCCGCTGATCGAGGAGATCCGCGAGCGCGTCGTGGACGAGCTGGACTACCGCAAGGAGGCCGACGCGCAGCGTGCGTTCGCGACCGCGTTCGCCAACGACCCGGACTTCCTGGTTCCCGCCGTCGTGGCCAGCGCACCCAAGGTCGTGATCGGCGAGTGGATCGAGGGCACACCGCTGCGCACGATCATCAGCGATGGCACGCAACACGACCGGAATCGCGCGGGCGAGCTGCTCGCGACGATGACCTTCGCCGGCCCTGCCCGGGCCGGGTATCTGCACGCGGATCCCCACCCGGGCAACTACCGGCTGACAGCCGACGGCCGCCTCGGCGTCCTGGACTTCGGCGCGGTCAAGGCGCTACCCGACGGCCTGCCGGAGTTCATCGGCGAGGCGATCCGCATGGTGATCGAAGGTCGGGCGGACGATGCGCTCATCGCACTCCGGCAGCACCGCTTCCTGCAGCCGCACATCGTGGTCGACGCCCAGGAGATCATCGACTATCTGCTGCCCATCCTGGAGCCGCTGGTGCTACCCCGATTCCAGTTCACCCGGGCGTGGCTGAAGGAGCAGGCTGCCCGGCTGACCAACCCCCGCGGCCCGGCCATGCGCTTCGGGCGGCAGGTCAACCTGCCGCCCGAGTACGTCATGATCCATCGGGTGTTCCTCGGCGCAATCGGCATCCTGTGCCAGCTGCGCGCCGAGGCGCCGTACGCCACCATCACCGAGGAGTGGCTGCCCGGGTACGCCGAATAGGCAGCCCGCCGAGCCCATCGACGAGCGGGTGAATCGGCCGGCGCGCCACGCTGCACCGCTCTGGGGCAGCACCTAGGCAGCGCCCTTGCGCGGCCGGCCACGGCCGCGCTTGGTAGCGATCACCGCGCCGCGCTCGAAGATCTGGCCACCCCAGACACCCCACGGCTCGCGCCGTTCGATGGCGCTGAGCAGGCACTCGGTGAGCACGGGGCAGCTCTGGCACAGCGTCTTGGCCAGCTCCAGCTCGGCCGGCTTCTCCGCGAACCACAGGTCGCCGTCCTGCTGACGGCACGGCAGGTCGTCGCGCGCTCCGAAGTCGGGGGCGAACAGGTCGATGTAGGGCGCCTCCTGCGCCTTGAGATCCTTCATCACTACGGTCATGTCGTCATCACCTTGGTCGGTCGGTGGTGGGCATGGGCCGGGCCACGCAAAAAGCCGCGAATCCCGGTCCGGGATTCGCGGCCAGCTCGCCGATGCGTCGTCGCCTAGGGCGAGCCTTGCATCGGGGGTACGAGATCCAGGGGGGTGTGCTTGTCCTGCTTGCCGAAATCGGTCGACCCGGTCAGGCCCGTCGGGCGGCAGGAGGCAGCAAAGAGCGCGCGATCGCGAGTGGCGATCGCGAACGTGGTAGCGATGTTGTCCACGACGGCGCTCCTTCCTGGTCTGGACGACATACGAACGGAATCGAGGCTAGAGCCCGGCCGGTACAGACGCAACTGATTTATTGCGGCCTCGCCGAAACTCGCGCGCCACACCCATCGGTCCGCTCGGCGCGATAGCGCCCCGCCATTGCCTGGTGCCCTACAGGCTCATCACCAACCGCGGCGCTGCATCGAGAAGATCTCAGCCGCGACCGGCGGAGATGACCTCGAGCACCTCCGAGCCGTACCGGCCCAGCTTTGTCTCGCCCACGCCCTTCACGCCCAGCAGCCCCATCAGGCTGGATGGCGCACGCCGGGCGATCGCTGAGAGGGTCTCATCGTCGAAGACGCCGTACGGCGGGCCCTCGTTCTCCCGGGCGCCGCCCAGCCGCCACTGCCGCAACCGTTCGAAGAGGTTCTTGCCGTGGGCCCGGCACTCGGCGCACGCCCCGGCCGCGACGTCGCCGGGCACCAGCGCCTGCCCGCAGCCGGCGCACCGGGTCACCTTGGCGCGGCGCCGGACCGAGGGCGCGGTTGTGCTGGACTGCCCGCCGCCGAAGGCGTCCAGGAACCTGCTCTGCTTGCGCGAGCCGCGGCCACCGGGCGCCCGGGAGAGGGAGAAGCTCAACTGCAGGTGCTCGCGAGCGCGGGTGATTCCGACGTAGAGCAGCCGGCGCTCCTCCTCCACCTGCTCGGGGGTGCGCGCGCGGCTGATCGGGACCATGCCGTCGTGCAGACCGACGAGGAACACCGCGTCCCACTCCAGGCCCTTCGCGGCGTGCAGGGAGGCCAGAGTGACGCCCTGGATGGTGGGCGCGTGCGCGGCCGCGGCCCGCTGGTCGAGCTCGGCGACGAAGCCCTCCATCGTCGTGGCCGGGTCGGCGGCCCGCATCTCCTCGGCGAGGCCGACGAGTGCGTTGATGGACTCCCAGCGCTCACGCGCCGCTCCCTGACCTACGCTGCCCTCGGGGTCCCAGCCGCTGGAGGCGAGGACCCGCCGCACCTGCTCGTCGAGGGCGAGCTCGGATCCTCCGGCGGAACGGACCGACGCGCGCAGGAACACGATCGCCTCTCGGATCTCCTCCCGCTCGAAGAACTTCTCGGCGCCGCGGACGACGTACGGCACCCCGGCGTCGGTGAACGCCGACTCATAGACCTCGGACTGGGCGTTGATGCGGAACAGCACCGCGATCTCGGCCGGTGAGGTGCCGCGGTCGATCAGCTCCCGGCAGCGGCGGGCGACGGCGGCGGCCTCGGCCGGCTCGTCGTCGAAGGTGCGCAGCGTCGGCGAGGGGCCGTCGGGGCGCTGGCCGACCAGCCGCAGGCGCGCCTTGGCGAGCTTGCCGCCGCTACCGGAGATCACCTTGTTGGCCAGCGCCACCACCTGCGGGGTGGAGCGGTAGTCGCGTTCGAGCTGGACGATCGTGGCCTGCCGGTAGCGCTCGCCGAAGTCGAGCAGGTAGTCGGGGCGAGCGCCGGTGAAGGTGTAGATGGTCTGGCTGGCATCGCCCACCACACACAGGTCGTCCCGCTCGCCGAGCCACGCGTCCAGCAACCGCTGCTGTAGCGGGTTGACGTCCTGGTACTCGTCGACGACGAACCCGCGGTACTGCGATCGGATCTCGCGGGCCACCTCGGGGACGGACTCGATCAGGTAGGCCATCGACATCAGGATGTCCTCGAAGTCGATGACCCCGGCGTTCTTCTTGATCGCGTCGTAGCGGGCGATCACCGCCGCTACCTGGGCGGCGGGCAGCGGCGTCTCGCGGGCCGCCTGGGTGGCCGCCTCCGGGTAGGCGTCGGGGCCGACGAGGCAGGAGCGCGCCCACTCGACCTCCGAGGCGAGGTCGCGGACCAGGTCCGTCGTGGTCGCGATGCGCTCGCGAGCGGCCGCCTGCCCGACCATCCGGAACTTCGAGGAAGCCAGCTCGGGCAGTGAACCGCCGACATGACGCGGCCAGAAGTACGACATCTGGCGCAGCGCGGCGGCATGGAAGGTGCGGGCCTGCACACCCTGTACCCCGAGCATTCGCAGCCGGGTGCGCATCTCCCCCGCGGCGCGGGCGGTGAAGGTGACTGCCAGCAGCTGCTGCGGCGCGAACTCGCCGGTGGCGACGAGGTAGGCGATGCGGTGCGTGATGGTGCGGGTCTTGCCGGTGCCGGCACCGGCAAGGATGCACAGCGGGCCACGCGGCGCCAGTACCGCCTCGGTCTGCTCCGGGTCCAGGCCGCCGATCAGGCGGCGTACGTCCGGAGTCAGGTCGAGGTGTTCGGTCACCGCTCCAGTCTCCCAAAGACCACCGACATCCGCCGTCCACCAGGACTATGGTGATCGCCATGACCCAGCAAACCTTCACGATGTACTCGACCTCATGGTGCCCCTTCTGCCGCAGCCTGAAGGCGGATCTGGACAAGGCCGGGATCGGCTACGACGAGGTCGACGTCGACCGGGACGCCGAGGCCGGTGAGCTCGTGAAGTCGCTCAACGGCGGGAACCGCGTCGTCCCGACACTGGTGTTTGCGGACGGGACGTCGATGACCAACCCTCCGGTCGAGGACGTGCTGGCGAAGCTCGCCGGCTAGCCGAGCTCGCCGTACGCCCACGCCTTCATCAGGTGGTGGGCGATCGAGATGGCGCCGGGCATCGATCGGCCGCCGGTGCGCTCGGCGGGATCCCCCCAGCCGTAGAGATTGCGCACCTCCTCGCGGGTGAACCAGTCGGCCTCGGCGATCTCACCGTCATTGAGCCGAAGCTCCTGCGGACCCTCGACCCGCGCCGTGAAGCCCAGCATGACCGAGGCCGGGAACGGCCACGGCTGGCTGCCGGCGTACTCCACGTCGGTCACCGCCACGCCGACCTCCTCCTGGACCTCGCGGACGACGGCCGCCTCCAGGGTCTCCCCCGGCTCGACGAACCCGGCGAGCACCGAGAAGCGACCCTCCGGCCATACCGCTTGTCGTCCGAGCACGCAGCGGTCAGCGCCGTCGTGCACCAGCATGATGACGGCGGGGTCGGTGCGCGGAAAGTGCGGCGACCTGTCGACCTCGCAGAAGGTGGACCAGCCCCCCTCGCGGTAACTGGTCGGCCCACCGCAGATCGGGCACATCTTGTGCCGGGCGTGCCACTGCGCCAACGCGACCGCCTCGACCATGAGGCCACGGTCGGCCACCGACAGCGCCTCACCGATGGTGCGCAGGTCCACCCACTGGTCGGCCTTGAGGTCGCGCCGCGCGGATACCGCGAAGTGCGGGACGCCGTCGAGAGTCCCGAGGTATAGCCGGTCGGCGTCCGCGGACACTGCGGACGAATCCCGCCAGGCGATCCGCGGGGCCCCGGCGCTTTCGTCGATGGGCGCCTCGAAGCGGTCGGTGAGCACCAGGACCTTGCTGCGGGAGAATGCGTCGTCCAGCCAGGCCTGGTCCTTGCGGTGCTCGCCGTCGCGGTCGTGCTCGAACTCCCCGAACAGCGGTGTCACTCGTGGCATACGTGCTCCTCCTCGCTAGCGCTCCAGCACTACGGTGCCCAGTGTGCCCAACGGTCCCACGATCTGCTCGGCATCGCCTACCACTATCACCCGCGCCGCGGCCGGCGTGATCTCGCGGGCCGCGAGCTCCAGGACCGCTTCGGCGGTGACGCCGGAGATGGCCTGCAGGTTGCGGCTCAGCCAGCCCAGGTCGAGCCCGACGACCTCGAGGTTGGCGCAGGTGCTGGCCAGCCCAGCCTGGGTGGACATCGCGATCAGCGAGGAGCCCACGAGGAACTGGCGGGCATCGGCAAGCTCGTCGTCGCCGACCCGGGTGCTGGACAGGCGCCCGAGCTCATACCGGATCTCGTTGACGGCCGCGGCCGTGAACTCCGTCGAGACATCAGCCGAGACGATGAGCACGGACGCCTCGCGACCGAGGTCCACCCCGGAGCGGGGCGTATAGGTGTAGCCCTTGTCCTCGCGCAGGTTGCGGACCAGCCGGCTGGAGAAGTAGCCGCCGAACAGCATGTTGGCGACCTGCTGCACGGGGTATGCGGGGTCGGTGCGTCCCACGGCCGGCATGCCGAGCCGGATCGCGGACTGCACTGATCCCGGGCGGTCGATCACGCCGATCTGCGGCGAATCCTCGAAGCGCACCTGCGGGATGCGCTGCTGCGTGGGCGATCCGCTCCACGCGCCCAGCGCCTCCTCGACCGCGTCCAGTGCCCTGCGCGGTTGCAGGTCCCCGACCAGTACCAGGACGGCGCCGTCGGGCAGCACGCGCGAACGGTGGTGCGATCGCACCTGAGCGGCTGTGACGGCGAGCAGCTCCGCCGGCTCAGGAATCGAATGGGCATACGGGTGCGAGCCGAACATCTTCGCGGCGATCGCCTTGGCGGCAGCCGTTCCCGCGCTCGAGCCAGCGACAACGAGATGCTCCGCGACGCGACCCCGTTCGTCCTGCACGTCACGCTTCGGATAGCTCGCTGAGGTCAGAACGTCGGCGAGCAGCGCGAGGTACCCGGCAAGGGACGTGGCAAGCACGCTCCCGCCGATCATCAGCTTGTCGCGGTCGGCGCCCACGTTGAGCTCGGCACCGAGCAGGCCCAGCTCCTGCTCGAGCTCAAAGCCGTCTCGTTGGGCGGTGCCCTTGAGCATCGTCTCCGCGAGCAGCGTCGTGCGGGCCAGCGCGGTCTGGCCGGCCATCGGCGCGGGAATCCGCAGCCGCACCTCGACCATGGGGACGGTGGGTCGGCGTACGGCGATCACCCGCAGCCCGTTGGCGAGCGTGCGGCGATGGACGCGCGGTGGGCGCGCGGTCGTGACCTTCCCGAGCCCGGGAATGGCTGGCTGCGGAGCGGTCATGCACCCTCCTTCACGCGGGGCCGCGCGGGGTCGAGCGCGACGATGGCGCGGGCCGATGGTGTGAGCCGCGCCGCGGCCCGCGCTACCTGCTCGGCGGAGACCGTCAGCAGCATCTCGGGTAGATCGTTGATCAGCTCCGCCTTGCCGTAGAGCAGCTCGAGCGTTCCCATGCGCAGGGCGCGCTCGGTGATGGAGTCGTACTCGCGCAGCAGCTGCGCGACCATGCGCGTGGTGACTCGCCGCAACTCGGCGTCGGTGGGGCCGTTCTCCACCAGGTCCGCCAGGATCTCGTCCACGGCGGCGATCGCGGGCGCACGCGTCTCGGCGTCCGCGTGGTGCATCTGGATCGTCACGGTGCTCGCAGCCCGCTGGTCGAAGGGGTCACCGAACATTCCGCAATAGGCGTAGGCGCTGATGGCGAGCTGCTTCTCGAGGACGATCTCGCGATGCAGCCGGGAGGCCTCGCCGTCGTACAGCACGTCGCAGAGCACGACCGATCCGAGGTAGTCGCGCAGGGCCCCGACCGGGTCGGGGCTCTGCCAGCCCAGCGCGGTCGCCGGCATCGGGGCGTGCTCGTCGGCGACGTCGCCGTACGCCGGCTCGGTGCGCTCCGGCTCTGCGAAGCCCGGGCGGTCAGGCACCGCCCGTGACGGGATGCCGGCGAAGTGCCGCCGGACGAGCGTGCGGGCCTCGGCGAGGTCGAAGTCCCCCACGATGGTCAGGACGGCGTTCGCGGGGGCGTAGTAGCGCTCGAAGAACTGGCGGGCATCGGCCACGGTCGAGCTCTCGAGGTCCACGAAGTCGCCGTACCCGTTGTGCGTGTTGGCGAAGCTCTCGAAGAGCACGGGCGGAAGCGCAAGCCACGGGAACCCGCCGTACGGCCGGTTCAGGACGTTGACCCGGATCTCCTCCTTCACGACATCGATCTGGTTACGCAGTGTGGCCTCGGTGAGCGAGGGCGCGCGCATCCGGTCGGCCTCGAGGAACAGGGTGCGCTCAAGCGCGTGCGGCGGGACCACCTGGTGGTACTCGGTGTAGTCGGGGTGAGTGGACCCGTTGAACGAGCCGCCGACACCCTGGATGAGGCGGGCGTGGTCGTGAGTGGGTACGTGCTCCGATCCCTCGAACATCAGGTGCTCGAAGAGATGGGCGAAGCCGGTACGGCCCTCCGGCTCGGACCGCATCCCTACGTCATAGTGCACCGCGACGCCGACCGCCGCGCTGCCCGGCGCCGGGGAGAGCACGACGCGCAGGCCGTTGCGCAACCGGGTCCGGTGGACGGGGTAGCTCGGGGATCTCACTCGATCGAGCCTACCCGGGCCCGGATGCGGCTACTGGTCGACCTTGATGGAGGCGATGACCTGCTCGATGAGCGGGTACAGCTCGGCATGGGTGTTGGGGAACGAGCAGTAGAAGAGCACCGGGGCGCTCTTTCCGGTGTCGATGAGCAGCAGCACTACCCGCTCGCCGGTCGAGTCATAGCCCTCGACGTCCCAGGTGAGATCCATCGATCGTTGGTAGGCGCGGTGGCCGTCGATCGAGACCTCCTGCTCGGCCTGGTTGGTGGGGGTATTCGGCTGCGGGTAGTAGTTGCCTCGCACGGAGTCCTCCACCTCGGCCAGCACGGTCGGGTACTGGTCGGGTCCTGGGGTGCCGAACTGAGGTCCAAGAGGGCCGGAGGTCACCTGGGCGATGAACTGGCCGCCGCTCGGGACACTGGGCTGGGTGACGATGTACTCGCCCACCGTGGTGGTGTTCTCCAGCATCGTGCCCATCGTCCAGTCCTTCCACCCCTCGCCGAGGTAGTCGTAGCTGATGCCGGACTCCTTGTCGATGATGCGCAGATTCTGCTGGCCGGGATCGTCCTGGGTGTACTGCCCGGTGGCCAGGTTGTCGCTCTCCGAGTCGTCGTTCTTCGCGGTGAACACGCCGGTGACGACCAGCAGGAGGATCACCAGGCCCGCTGCTACCAGGCCGCCGATCCCCCACAGCAGCCCCTTGGGGATCGTGCCGCGCCGTCGCGCGTCCTCCGGCCAGCGACCGGGCGGCGCCGGCGGAAGCTGGTAAGAGGCCCAGCGCTGGTGGGGCGGCACCTGGTCCGGGGACCAATGCGCGGGCTGCCCGGGGCCGTAGACCTGCGGCCCCGGGTGCGTCGACGGCGTGGCGGGGACGACGACCTCGTACTCCGCGTCGTCCCCGTCGTGGCTATGGCCTGGGTGCACTGGGGTGCTCACATGCTCTCCGGCGGTTGTGTCGATGGCTGCGGTTCCATTCTCGCAGCCAGGCGCGCAGTACGACGGATCTGGACGCGAGGGGGTTGCGCATGACGGGCGACCCGATAACGTTCGCTCATGTCCTTCGCATTGAGCCCATCGACCGTCACCGTCGCCACCGAGGACGCCGGCGAGCTGAGTTTCGACCTGTTGCGCAGCGATGCCGACGGGCCGCAGGTGATCGCGCTGCACGGTTTCCCGCAGGGCGCCCGCGCCTGGACCGGCGTCGCGGAGCTCCTCGCCGGCCAGGGCATCGGGCTGGTCGCAGTCGACCAGCGCGGCTACAGCCCATCAGCTCGGCCGGAGGGCGTTGAGCACTACGGGGACCGGATCCTGTCCGCGGACGTCATTGCGATCGCCGACGCGCTGGGGCTGGATCGCTTTCATCTCACCGGTCACGACTGGGGCTCGCATGTCGCGTGGGTGACCGCCGCGGCGCACCCGGACCGAGTTCAGACCCTGACCGCCGTCTCGATCCCGCACCCCACGGCCTTCTCCCGGGCCTTTCGTGAGGATCCCGACCAGGCGAGGCGCTCGGAGTACTTCCGGCTGTTCTGGCAGCCGGGTGTGGGCGAGCAGACACTCCTCGCGGACGACGCCCGCTACCTGTACGACGCGCTCGATGACGTGCCCCCGGAGGACAAGAAGCATTACGTCACTCGGCTGCAGCAGCCGGGCGCGCTCACCGCGGCCCTGTCGTGGTACCGCGCGATGGGCTCCGGTTCTCCGGTAGGGCCGGTCACGGTGCCGACCACGCTCGTCTGGAGCGACGGCGACCGCGCGGTCGGGCGGACGGCGGCCGCTCTGTGCGCGCAGTACGTCGAGGCCGACTACCGGCTGGTGGAGCTCGCGGGGGTGAGCCACTGGATTCCAGAGCGCGCGGCCGAGCCGCTGGCGGATGCCATCGCCGCCCGCGTCGGCTCCGCAGCACCTGCCTGATGACCCGGCCGTCCTAGGGCTGGCTCGAGGCCTCGGGGAGAGTCCGGATCAGATCGATCAGGGCGGCCTCGTCGAGCACCCGCTCCGGACGGTGCGTGATGCCGTCTGCGACGTAGAAGAAGCCCGCGCGAACCCGGTCGGGCGGTACACCCTTGATCCGCGCCCACGCCAGCCGGTACACCGCGAGCTGCACCTCGGCGGCGAGCAGTGCCTCGCCACTCGGGCGCCGTCCGGTCTTCCAGTCGATGACGTCGTAGTCGGCGTCGTCGCCGTCCCACTCGAAGACGGCATCGAGCCGGCCACGCAGCGGCACCCCGTCGACCATGAGATCGAACCCGGTCTCGGTCTCCAGCGGGCGTCGCTGGGCCCATTCGCTCTGCTCGAAGCCGGCGATGAGGTCGTCGATGCTCGCGTCGGCCTCGATGCCCTCGTCCCCCGCTCCGGGCAGCTCATCGATGTCGATCAATGAGTCGGATCCGAAGCGGTGCTCGACCCACGAGTGGAACAGCGTGCCGCGGTCTGCCTCGCGGGCGATCGCGCGCGGAACCGGACGCCGCACGTCGAGCGCGAACTGCACCGGATCGTTCTTGATGGCGACCAGCTGAGACGCGGACAGCCGGGCGGGCGCCTCGACCTCGACCACCCGCGTCTGCCGGTGCGCGGATCGCTCGGCCAGCAGGAGTCTGGTCGCCTCCAGCCAGGGATGCTCTTGCGCGTTCAGCGGCTCTCTCGCTGCCGGCGGTTCGAGCGGCGCGAGTGCGGCAGCGGCGTCCCTGGTGTCGCGTTGCTCGCGCGTCAGCCCACTCACCGGCCAGCGAGCTGCGACGATGTCGCCGAGTGCAGGATTCTCGTCGTCCTTTGTCTGTGCTTCGACCCATTCCACGATCTGCCCGCCGGTGCGCTGCGCGTGATCGCGCACGAGCTCCAGATACTCCGAGGGCGGCCGCGGAGTCACGGTGCTGGCCTTCCACTGTGCCCCGCTCATCCACAACCGGTGCCGGGCCCGTGTGATCGCCACATAGACCAGGCGTCGCTGCTCCTGCTCGTGCCGTTCGCGCACCAGGTCCTTGAACGGCTTGACGAACCCCGAGGCGACCTTGGAGGGGTCATCGACCTCCCCGATGGTGTTGGGCGGCAGGACGTCTCGATCCCCGCGGAGCTCGTACGGCAGCACGGCGCCGTCGCCCACCCAGCCCGCCGCAGGCCTCGGCTGCCCCGGCAGCGACCTCTCCGTCGCGCCCACGATGTACACGTGGTCCCACTCCAGACCCTTGGCCGCGTGCATCGTCAGGACCTGCACGGTGCCCGCCCGCGGGGTGACTCCCTCGATGACGATCCCGCGATCGGCTTCCTCCGCCGCCTCCAGGTAGTCGAGGAAGGCGTCGGCGGAGTCGACTCCGGCACCGCCGCCGAACGAGTGCGCGATGGCCGTGAACTGATCGAGCGCCGCGCGGGGTGTGGTGCCGCGTCGCAGATCGCGGACGGTCGACTCGACATCGACCCCGAGGGCACGTTCGATGGCGGCGACCAGGTCGGTGAGCGACTCACCCATCAACCCGCGCAGCTGGCGCAGCTCGAGAGCGTAGTCCCGCAACCGCTGCCATCCAGTGGGCGAGAAGGACTCGCTGGCGGCCTGCTCTATCCGGTCGAGCGCGTCGACGAGGCTGGCTTCATCAACCTCGTCTGCATCGGCGTCCTCGGCGACTCGTCGCCCGGCGAGCCGCCGGGCATAGGCCTGCAGCGCGACGAGGTCGCGCGCCCCCAGCCTCCAGCGGCGGCCACCGAGCAGCTGCACCAGGTCGGTATCGGCGTCCGGCCTGGTCAGCACGCGCAAGGTCTGGACGACCTCCCCCACCTCGGGCAGCGAGAGCAGACCCGACAGGCCCACCACCTCCACGGGCAGCTGCTGCTCGTAGAGGGCGTCGATCACGGCGCCGAACTCCTCCGATCGTGCCCGGCACAGCACAGCTACGCTCGCGCCATCGGTCTGCCATCGGCTGGCCACATCTGCAGCCACGGCGC is a window of Blastococcus sp. Marseille-P5729 DNA encoding:
- a CDS encoding WhiB family transcriptional regulator codes for the protein MTVVMKDLKAQEAPYIDLFAPDFGARDDLPCRQQDGDLWFAEKPAELELAKTLCQSCPVLTECLLSAIERREPWGVWGGQIFERGAVIATKRGRGRPRKGAA
- a CDS encoding pitrilysin family protein, whose amino-acid sequence is MRSPSYPVHRTRLRNGLRVVLSPAPGSAAVGVAVHYDVGMRSEPEGRTGFAHLFEHLMFEGSEHVPTHDHARLIQGVGGSFNGSTHPDYTEYHQVVPPHALERTLFLEADRMRAPSLTEATLRNQIDVVKEEIRVNVLNRPYGGFPWLALPPVLFESFANTHNGYGDFVDLESSTVADARQFFERYYAPANAVLTIVGDFDLAEARTLVRRHFAGIPSRAVPDRPGFAEPERTEPAYGDVADEHAPMPATALGWQSPDPVGALRDYLGSVVLCDVLYDGEASRLHREIVLEKQLAISAYAYCGMFGDPFDQRAASTVTIQMHHADAETRAPAIAAVDEILADLVENGPTDAELRRVTTRMVAQLLREYDSITERALRMGTLELLYGKAELINDLPEMLLTVSAEQVARAAARLTPSARAIVALDPARPRVKEGA
- a CDS encoding alpha/beta fold hydrolase → MSFALSPSTVTVATEDAGELSFDLLRSDADGPQVIALHGFPQGARAWTGVAELLAGQGIGLVAVDQRGYSPSARPEGVEHYGDRILSADVIAIADALGLDRFHLTGHDWGSHVAWVTAAAHPDRVQTLTAVSIPHPTAFSRAFREDPDQARRSEYFRLFWQPGVGEQTLLADDARYLYDALDDVPPEDKKHYVTRLQQPGALTAALSWYRAMGSGSPVGPVTVPTTLVWSDGDRAVGRTAAALCAQYVEADYRLVELAGVSHWIPERAAEPLADAIAARVGSAAPA
- a CDS encoding mycoredoxin, encoding MTQQTFTMYSTSWCPFCRSLKADLDKAGIGYDEVDVDRDAEAGELVKSLNGGNRVVPTLVFADGTSMTNPPVEDVLAKLAG
- a CDS encoding AarF/ABC1/UbiB kinase family protein, with amino-acid sequence MVSDDPVVPDRRRAAKLASLPLSAAGRAAAGFGRRLTGQSAEEVSAANRERMAEQLFEVLGTLKGGAMKLGQALSVFEAALPDDMAAPYREALVKLQEEAPPMPAATVHRVLDQQFGIRWRERFTSFDDQPAAAASIGQVHRGVWHDGREVAIKVQYPGAGPALMADLNQLSRFARLYGMVTPGLEIKPLIEEIRERVVDELDYRKEADAQRAFATAFANDPDFLVPAVVASAPKVVIGEWIEGTPLRTIISDGTQHDRNRAGELLATMTFAGPARAGYLHADPHPGNYRLTADGRLGVLDFGAVKALPDGLPEFIGEAIRMVIEGRADDALIALRQHRFLQPHIVVDAQEIIDYLLPILEPLVLPRFQFTRAWLKEQAARLTNPRGPAMRFGRQVNLPPEYVMIHRVFLGAIGILCQLRAEAPYATITEEWLPGYAE
- a CDS encoding pitrilysin family protein, which encodes MTAPQPAIPGLGKVTTARPPRVHRRTLANGLRVIAVRRPTVPMVEVRLRIPAPMAGQTALARTTLLAETMLKGTAQRDGFELEQELGLLGAELNVGADRDKLMIGGSVLATSLAGYLALLADVLTSASYPKRDVQDERGRVAEHLVVAGSSAGTAAAKAIAAKMFGSHPYAHSIPEPAELLAVTAAQVRSHHRSRVLPDGAVLVLVGDLQPRRALDAVEEALGAWSGSPTQQRIPQVRFEDSPQIGVIDRPGSVQSAIRLGMPAVGRTDPAYPVQQVANMLFGGYFSSRLVRNLREDKGYTYTPRSGVDLGREASVLIVSADVSTEFTAAAVNEIRYELGRLSSTRVGDDELADARQFLVGSSLIAMSTQAGLASTCANLEVVGLDLGWLSRNLQAISGVTAEAVLELAAREITPAAARVIVVGDAEQIVGPLGTLGTVVLER
- a CDS encoding ATP-dependent DNA helicase, translated to MSEFLSPEAVAEHTGAHQPTPEQSAVIAAPLGPSAIVAGAGSGKTETMAARVVWLVCNGLVDPDRVLGLTFTRKAAGELAERVRLRLRQAARDIPGLASAHRESMLRAEPTVLTYDAFARRIVTEHGLRLGIEPSVETADAAALWQLAQRVVTAYDGPLESVGLGAPALTKAVVALTDEMAAHLAGVDAVLDHCHQVLEHIAAIERSSGKPFKSWADIAGVTRRLAIAPLVERFQTAKAEGDLMSFGDTLQAACKITERFPEVGAGERARYDVVMLDEYQDTSTAQALLLHRLFAGHPITAVGDPCQAIYGFRGASADTLAAFRRDFGGGERVPLMTLQTSFRNDEAILGLANAVSEPLLKAGAEVAVLRAGPAAGPGELAAGYFQTVDSEARAVAADVASRWQTDGASVAVLCRARSEEFGAVIDALYEQQLPVEVVGLSGLLSLPEVGEVVQTLRVLTRPDADTDLVQLLGGRRWRLGARDLVALQAYARRLAGRRVAEDADADEVDEASLVDALDRIEQAASESFSPTGWQRLRDYALELRQLRGLMGESLTDLVAAIERALGVDVESTVRDLRRGTTPRAALDQFTAIAHSFGGGAGVDSADAFLDYLEAAEEADRGIVIEGVTPRAGTVQVLTMHAAKGLEWDHVYIVGATERSLPGQPRPAAGWVGDGAVLPYELRGDRDVLPPNTIGEVDDPSKVASGFVKPFKDLVRERHEQEQRRLVYVAITRARHRLWMSGAQWKASTVTPRPPSEYLELVRDHAQRTGGQIVEWVEAQTKDDENPALGDIVAARWPVSGLTREQRDTRDAAAALAPLEPPAAREPLNAQEHPWLEATRLLLAERSAHRQTRVVEVEAPARLSASQLVAIKNDPVQFALDVRRPVPRAIAREADRGTLFHSWVEHRFGSDSLIDIDELPGAGDEGIEADASIDDLIAGFEQSEWAQRRPLETETGFDLMVDGVPLRGRLDAVFEWDGDDADYDVIDWKTGRRPSGEALLAAEVQLAVYRLAWARIKGVPPDRVRAGFFYVADGITHRPERVLDEAALIDLIRTLPEASSQP
- the nudC gene encoding NAD(+) diphosphatase; this encodes MPRVTPLFGEFEHDRDGEHRKDQAWLDDAFSRSKVLVLTDRFEAPIDESAGAPRIAWRDSSAVSADADRLYLGTLDGVPHFAVSARRDLKADQWVDLRTIGEALSVADRGLMVEAVALAQWHARHKMCPICGGPTSYREGGWSTFCEVDRSPHFPRTDPAVIMLVHDGADRCVLGRQAVWPEGRFSVLAGFVEPGETLEAAVVREVQEEVGVAVTDVEYAGSQPWPFPASVMLGFTARVEGPQELRLNDGEIAEADWFTREEVRNLYGWGDPAERTGGRSMPGAISIAHHLMKAWAYGELG
- a CDS encoding ATP-dependent DNA helicase UvrD2; translated protein: MTEHLDLTPDVRRLIGGLDPEQTEAVLAPRGPLCILAGAGTGKTRTITHRIAYLVATGEFAPQQLLAVTFTARAAGEMRTRLRMLGVQGVQARTFHAAALRQMSYFWPRHVGGSLPELASSKFRMVGQAAARERIATTTDLVRDLASEVEWARSCLVGPDAYPEAATQAARETPLPAAQVAAVIARYDAIKKNAGVIDFEDILMSMAYLIESVPEVAREIRSQYRGFVVDEYQDVNPLQQRLLDAWLGERDDLCVVGDASQTIYTFTGARPDYLLDFGERYRQATIVQLERDYRSTPQVVALANKVISGSGGKLAKARLRLVGQRPDGPSPTLRTFDDEPAEAAAVARRCRELIDRGTSPAEIAVLFRINAQSEVYESAFTDAGVPYVVRGAEKFFEREEIREAIVFLRASVRSAGGSELALDEQVRRVLASSGWDPEGSVGQGAARERWESINALVGLAEEMRAADPATTMEGFVAELDQRAAAAHAPTIQGVTLASLHAAKGLEWDAVFLVGLHDGMVPISRARTPEQVEEERRLLYVGITRAREHLQLSFSLSRAPGGRGSRKQSRFLDAFGGGQSSTTAPSVRRRAKVTRCAGCGQALVPGDVAAGACAECRAHGKNLFERLRQWRLGGARENEGPPYGVFDDETLSAIARRAPSSLMGLLGVKGVGETKLGRYGSEVLEVISAGRG